Proteins encoded in a region of the Malaciobacter mytili LMG 24559 genome:
- a CDS encoding cytochrome C, producing the protein MKKYQVFTVLALLLISFCFTIPIIGFHGVMNKIKNHNTDAIPSYSYSIWNFYEKFQYQSPNTPKKAIGSLENMLQARAEIGVASIPVWKVSLEAPNYPKEAFPDGIPVFFHFDGYSGDVQEMNTINHYIGMYPMEHGGQFERKIVPYFFLLLTLMMLGYLYLKNKYSWLLMVVPIILPIAFLADYAGWLYWYGHNMQEWGAFTIKPFMPTVFGDGKVAQFTTHSYPTVGYYILVIVSILSILAVFSKLKEQRK; encoded by the coding sequence ATGAAAAAATACCAAGTTTTTACGGTATTGGCTTTATTATTAATAAGTTTTTGTTTTACAATACCAATAATTGGTTTTCACGGAGTTATGAATAAAATTAAAAATCATAATACAGATGCAATTCCTTCTTATTCATATTCTATTTGGAATTTTTATGAGAAATTTCAATATCAAAGTCCTAATACACCTAAAAAAGCAATTGGTTCTTTAGAAAATATGTTGCAAGCAAGAGCAGAAATAGGGGTTGCAAGTATCCCTGTTTGGAAAGTATCTCTTGAAGCTCCAAACTATCCAAAAGAGGCTTTTCCAGATGGAATACCTGTATTCTTTCATTTTGATGGATATAGTGGAGATGTACAAGAAATGAATACAATTAATCACTATATAGGTATGTATCCTATGGAACACGGAGGGCAATTTGAAAGAAAAATAGTACCTTATTTCTTTTTACTTTTAACTTTGATGATGCTTGGATATTTATATTTAAAAAATAAGTATTCTTGGCTTTTAATGGTAGTTCCTATTATCTTGCCAATTGCTTTTTTAGCTGATTATGCAGGTTGGTTATATTGGTATGGGCATAATATGCAAGAGTGGGGTGCTTTTACAATAAAACCATTTATGCCTACAGTTTTTGGAGATGGGAAAGTTGCACAATTTACAACTCACTCATACCCTACAGTTGGTTATTATATTTTAGTTATTGTTAGTATTTTAAGTATATTAGCAGTTTTTTCAAAATTAAAAGAGCAAAGAAAATAA
- the nosZ gene encoding Sec-dependent nitrous-oxide reductase, whose translation MLSNFRKSIVLLSALFVSSSFASSDLQTIMKNRGLTERDILSAAKTYTPTGMKDEYYVFSSGGQSGQVLVYGVPSMRILKYIGVFTPEPWQGYGFDNESRKILESGYIRGQKIEWGDTHHPNFSEKNGEYVGDYLFINDKANPRVAVINLHDFETTQIVVNPVLRSTHGGSFVTPNTEYIVDAAQYAAPFENEWVPIEAYEEKYRGGVTLWKFDYEKGKINEKESFTLELPPYMQDLSDAGKGVSMGWAFTNSFNSEMYTGGIEKGLPPFEAGMSRNDTDYMHIYNWQILEKLAKDPKNVKVINNHKVVTIDAAVKAGALFLIPEAKSPHGVDVSPDGRYLIVGGKLDTHVSIYDFKKIKNLIDTKDFIGKDPFGIPILDMKKSLHGQLELGLGPLHTSFDKEDGILYTSLYVDSQIVKWDYKNLKILDRVNVHYNIGHLDTMEGKSTKPRGEYGIALNKLSIDRFLPVGPLHPQNHQLIDLQSDKMELIYDMPLPLGEPHDVVSIHASKIKPKKTYDKMGTNSRTGEVHEGATLAGQERIERDGNKVKVYMTAIRSHLNPENITVKKGDEVTIYITNLERATDETHAFGVSGLNVHASVEPGKTASVTFKADQEGVFPYYCTEFCSALHLEMMGYLTIKDDNKKYPNYKAAKVAKMSPEELQKEYKKIVATNKATDAVIQTVVKFLKEKGFEKYPQVKALVTDALDQYGKIPAEKEKANKAYKEGDLNTAILWENQVWQYMVKTADVGLRAKNLLAKELSTPMSEKARKGEEAYLRGGCNGCHVIGKVSSGPDLTGALLRHENAEKFLYNFILNPEKYYDHPYIDAMIKAFNLRMPNQNMKPDEVKNIIEYMKWIDENAHLNQ comes from the coding sequence ATGCTATCTAATTTTCGTAAAAGTATAGTGTTACTTTCTGCGTTATTTGTCTCTTCTAGTTTTGCTTCTTCTGATTTGCAAACAATCATGAAAAATAGAGGTTTAACTGAAAGAGATATTTTATCAGCAGCAAAGACATATACTCCAACAGGTATGAAAGATGAATACTATGTATTTAGTTCAGGAGGACAATCTGGACAAGTATTAGTATATGGTGTTCCTTCTATGAGAATTCTAAAATATATTGGAGTTTTTACACCTGAACCTTGGCAAGGATATGGTTTTGATAATGAATCAAGAAAAATTCTTGAAAGTGGTTATATTAGAGGACAAAAAATAGAATGGGGAGATACACACCATCCTAATTTTAGTGAAAAAAATGGAGAATATGTAGGAGATTATCTATTTATTAATGATAAGGCAAACCCAAGAGTTGCAGTTATTAATCTTCATGATTTTGAAACAACTCAAATAGTGGTAAACCCAGTATTAAGAAGTACTCATGGAGGTAGTTTTGTTACTCCAAATACTGAATATATAGTTGATGCTGCACAATATGCTGCTCCTTTTGAAAATGAATGGGTTCCAATTGAAGCATATGAAGAAAAATATAGAGGAGGAGTAACTTTATGGAAGTTTGATTATGAAAAAGGAAAGATTAATGAAAAAGAGTCTTTTACTTTAGAACTTCCACCTTATATGCAAGATTTAAGTGATGCTGGTAAGGGTGTTTCAATGGGATGGGCTTTTACAAATAGTTTTAACTCAGAGATGTATACTGGTGGTATTGAAAAAGGCTTACCTCCTTTTGAAGCTGGTATGAGTAGAAATGATACAGACTATATGCATATTTATAACTGGCAAATTTTAGAAAAACTTGCAAAAGATCCTAAAAATGTAAAGGTTATTAATAATCATAAAGTTGTAACTATTGATGCAGCTGTAAAAGCTGGAGCTTTATTTTTAATTCCTGAAGCAAAATCTCCCCATGGGGTTGATGTATCTCCTGATGGAAGATATTTAATTGTTGGTGGAAAATTAGATACGCATGTTTCTATTTATGACTTTAAAAAGATTAAAAATTTAATTGATACTAAAGATTTTATTGGAAAAGACCCTTTTGGTATTCCAATTTTAGATATGAAAAAAAGTTTACATGGTCAGCTTGAGTTGGGACTTGGGCCTTTACATACTTCATTTGATAAAGAAGATGGGATTCTTTATACTTCACTTTATGTGGATTCTCAAATTGTAAAATGGGATTATAAAAATCTAAAAATTCTTGATAGGGTAAATGTTCATTATAATATTGGACACCTAGATACAATGGAAGGTAAATCTACAAAACCAAGGGGTGAATACGGTATTGCTTTAAATAAACTATCAATTGATAGATTTTTACCTGTGGGACCACTTCATCCTCAAAATCATCAATTAATTGATTTACAAAGTGATAAGATGGAATTAATTTATGATATGCCTTTACCTTTAGGAGAGCCTCATGATGTTGTATCTATTCATGCAAGTAAAATTAAACCTAAAAAAACTTATGACAAAATGGGTACAAATAGTAGAACAGGAGAAGTTCACGAAGGTGCTACACTTGCTGGACAAGAAAGAATAGAAAGAGATGGTAATAAAGTTAAAGTTTATATGACTGCTATTAGAAGTCACTTAAATCCAGAAAATATCACTGTTAAAAAAGGTGATGAAGTTACTATTTATATTACAAACTTAGAAAGAGCAACAGATGAAACTCATGCTTTTGGTGTTTCAGGATTAAATGTACACGCTTCTGTTGAGCCTGGAAAAACAGCTTCTGTTACATTTAAAGCTGACCAAGAGGGAGTATTCCCTTACTATTGTACAGAATTTTGTTCTGCCTTACACTTAGAGATGATGGGATATTTAACAATTAAAGATGATAATAAAAAATATCCAAACTATAAAGCTGCAAAAGTAGCAAAAATGTCTCCTGAAGAGTTACAAAAAGAGTATAAAAAAATAGTAGCTACAAATAAAGCAACAGATGCTGTTATTCAAACTGTTGTTAAATTCTTAAAAGAGAAAGGTTTTGAAAAATATCCTCAAGTTAAAGCCTTAGTTACTGATGCTTTAGACCAATATGGAAAAATTCCTGCGGAAAAAGAAAAAGCAAATAAAGCTTATAAAGAGGGTGATTTAAATACTGCAATTTTATGGGAAAACCAAGTATGGCAATATATGGTTAAAACAGCAGATGTTGGATTAAGAGCTAAAAATCTTTTAGCAAAAGAGTTATCAACTCCTATGAGTGAAAAAGCTAGAAAAGGTGAAGAAGCTTACTTAAGAGGTGGATGTAATGGCTGCCATGTTATTGGAAAAGTAAGTTCAGGTCCTGATTTAACGGGTGCACTTTTAAGACATGAGAATGCAGAAAAATTCTTATATAACTTTATTTTAAATCCAGAAAAATATTATGACCATCCTTATATTGATGCAATGATTAAAGCATTTAATCTAAGAATGCCAAATCAAAATATGAAACCAGATGAGGTTAAAAATATTATTGAATATATGAAATGGATTGACGAAAACGCACATTTAAATCAATAA